The following are from one region of the Magnetococcales bacterium genome:
- a CDS encoding tetratricopeptide repeat protein — translation MNKSDLLLAALYLALAALFVMHHRVLLQSAELLFCYFQGYTSSEGEPERLLEEAEEAFVERHDPATAERAARRVLDMDPQYFEAYVLLTDILVDRGRKDEAIHTLGRGVAFDPTRFEATSRLANLMNEAGRHEEACALLKGAWRFFLRAERDHRLPSLSPKERAGVSGRAFAKSQRVWQGFNFGRAVMEGRHRYLCQSP, via the coding sequence ATGAATAAATCGGATCTCCTTCTGGCTGCGCTCTATCTGGCCCTTGCGGCGCTCTTTGTCATGCATCACCGCGTTCTGTTGCAGAGCGCCGAGCTGCTGTTTTGCTATTTTCAAGGGTACACCAGCAGCGAAGGCGAACCCGAACGTCTCCTGGAGGAGGCCGAGGAGGCATTCGTGGAGCGGCATGATCCGGCAACCGCCGAACGGGCGGCCCGCCGCGTTCTGGACATGGATCCGCAATATTTCGAGGCCTATGTGCTGCTGACCGACATTCTCGTCGATCGTGGCCGGAAGGATGAGGCGATCCACACCCTCGGACGGGGTGTCGCCTTCGATCCGACCCGTTTCGAAGCGACGTCTCGTCTGGCGAATCTCATGAACGAAGCGGGGCGGCATGAGGAGGCCTGTGCCCTTCTCAAGGGGGCCTGGCGATTCTTCCTCCGCGCCGAGCGTGATCACCGGCTCCCCTCTCTCTCCCCGAAGGAGCGCGCCGGCGTCTCTGGGCGGGCCTTCGCGAAAAGCCAGCGCGTGTGGCAGGGGTTCAATTTCGGGCGGGCGGTCATGGAGGGCCGTCATCGGTATCTTTGCCAATCTCCGTGA
- a CDS encoding phosphatidylserine decarboxylase: MLLAMALLFRFSFVTDLFYSAMVRDPPRQAPPGKVMVAPADGTVLYVKPVEAGVIPEMVKRGVAVPIADHLKTDPADPPFSGFLIGIYMASHGVHINRAPIASRTVQISVHNGPHMNMTGAEARIILTQLIPGWITLKKLLGLPPFAIEANADYILKSARETIRFVDVRHRRVFVVRIADYFVGRILTWIQEGEQVVTGQKLGMISWGSQTDLLIESSPGLRIEAEVGDYVYGGETVLATYE, encoded by the coding sequence ATGCTGCTGGCGATGGCGCTTCTGTTTCGGTTCAGCTTCGTCACCGACCTCTTCTACAGTGCCATGGTCCGCGACCCGCCACGGCAGGCGCCGCCGGGCAAGGTGATGGTCGCCCCGGCGGACGGGACGGTGCTCTACGTCAAGCCCGTCGAAGCGGGGGTGATCCCGGAGATGGTCAAGCGGGGAGTTGCCGTCCCCATCGCCGACCATCTGAAAACCGATCCCGCCGACCCGCCGTTCTCCGGTTTCCTGATCGGTATCTATATGGCCAGCCACGGCGTACACATCAACCGAGCCCCGATCGCGAGCCGGACGGTGCAGATCAGCGTCCACAATGGTCCCCATATGAACATGACCGGTGCCGAGGCCCGAATCATTCTGACCCAGTTGATTCCGGGGTGGATCACGCTGAAGAAGCTGTTGGGGTTACCCCCCTTCGCCATCGAGGCGAACGCCGACTACATTCTCAAGAGTGCGCGGGAGACCATTCGATTTGTGGATGTGCGCCACCGCCGCGTGTTCGTGGTGCGCATCGCGGACTACTTCGTCGGCAGGATCCTGACCTGGATTCAAGAGGGGGAGCAGGTGGTGACCGGGCAGAAACTCGGCATGATCTCATGGGGATCGCAAACCGATCTTCTCATCGAGTCGAGTCCGGGCCTCCGGATCGAGGCTGAAGTGGGGGACTACGTCTACGGCGGTGAGACGGTGCTGGCGACCTATGAATAA
- a CDS encoding DUF3782 domain-containing protein codes for MSETVTVDDVWKAFLETDRRMQKLQEMQAETDRIMREMSAESDRIIRENSLAMREMNAETDRKMQETDRKMQETDRKMQETDRKIKQVTQQIGQLGGRLGEFVEGLVKPACIAMFRERGIPVDEVYSRVIRELGDQRVVEIDLLVADTVAAIPIEVKSHLKVEDVRHHLDRLDQFKSLFPRYASCQIYGAVAGIVIAAEADQFAMNQGLFVIVQSGETVKLANKPDFKPKIW; via the coding sequence ATGTCCGAAACCGTGACTGTGGATGATGTCTGGAAAGCGTTTCTGGAAACAGATCGCAGAATGCAAAAATTGCAGGAAATGCAAGCCGAAACAGACCGCATCATGCGAGAGATGAGTGCAGAATCTGACCGCATCATACGGGAAAACAGTCTCGCGATGCGGGAGATGAATGCCGAGACCGATCGCAAGATGCAGGAAACGGATCGCAAGATGCAGGAAACGGATCGCAAGATGCAGGAAACCGATCGCAAGATCAAACAGGTGACGCAGCAGATTGGTCAATTGGGTGGTCGTCTGGGAGAGTTCGTCGAGGGTTTGGTCAAACCGGCCTGCATCGCCATGTTCAGGGAACGCGGCATTCCGGTGGACGAGGTCTATTCCCGGGTCATCAGGGAACTGGGTGATCAACGGGTGGTGGAGATCGACCTGCTGGTGGCCGATACGGTGGCCGCCATCCCCATCGAGGTCAAAAGCCACCTCAAGGTGGAAGACGTGCGCCACCACCTCGACCGATTGGATCAGTTCAAAAGCCTGTTCCCACGCTATGCCTCCTGCCAGATATATGGCGCGGTGGCCGGGATCGTCATCGCCGCCGAGGCCGATCAATTTGCCATGAACCAGGGCTTGTTCGTGATCGTCCAGTCCGGGGAGACCGTCAAATTGGCCAACAAACCGGACTTCAAACCAAAAATATGGTAG
- a CDS encoding sulfatase, with the protein MINLDGRRSLVAIATFVVALTAAACLFLLSWGRVLECAIEDAATPSGRANLLFLTLDTARADHLSLYGYDRETSPNLARMARDGFVFDRAYTVSTNSAPSHASMFTGLYPRQHGLENNGEVLSERNLTLAERLARDDYRTAGFVGYHALGRDSGLDQGFQTFAHHEVPSHDHDRDAMVVDRRGFDAAMRWVDAWGEAGDRRRPFFMWFHFQNIHESYDPPPPYDGLFLDIPRTKTRPGLGAFDVRCIDDIWTAFKRDRLRDPHVIREIIALYDGEIRFVDDMIGTFMEKLRALGAYDDTVIVAMADHGEILFDYGYRNGVKVMPGHTGHYFEPSARIPLVIKPARGSSPPVTGRIDLLTSSVDLFPTVLDLLNLPVEKPVPGISLRPWMSNTPPVRSRRAVFFQDRPDKEIFVGVRTDRWKLIRRQGSENDPVGWTLYDMREDPRETRNLWLERPEVGRHLASRLTAWEGGLTPIDFASTRRAPDERMRRALKEAGYLRE; encoded by the coding sequence ATGATCAACTTGGATGGACGTCGAAGCCTCGTCGCAATCGCGACGTTCGTCGTGGCGCTGACGGCGGCGGCATGCCTATTCCTGCTGTCGTGGGGCCGGGTTCTGGAATGCGCCATCGAGGACGCCGCCACGCCGTCCGGCAGAGCCAACCTTCTGTTTCTGACCCTCGACACCGCCCGGGCCGATCATCTGTCGCTTTACGGATACGACCGGGAGACCAGCCCCAACCTGGCCCGCATGGCCCGGGACGGTTTTGTCTTCGACCGGGCCTATACCGTCTCGACCAATTCGGCTCCGTCGCACGCCAGCATGTTCACCGGGCTCTATCCCCGCCAACACGGCCTGGAGAACAATGGCGAAGTCCTGTCTGAACGCAATCTCACCCTGGCCGAACGACTGGCCCGCGATGACTACCGAACCGCCGGATTCGTCGGGTATCACGCCCTGGGGCGGGACTCCGGACTGGATCAGGGATTCCAAACCTTCGCCCACCACGAGGTACCCAGCCACGACCACGACCGCGACGCCATGGTGGTGGACCGGCGTGGCTTCGACGCCGCCATGCGCTGGGTGGATGCCTGGGGCGAAGCGGGCGACAGGCGCCGACCGTTCTTCATGTGGTTCCACTTCCAGAACATCCACGAAAGCTACGACCCCCCACCCCCCTACGACGGACTGTTTCTCGACATCCCCAGGACCAAAACCCGCCCCGGTCTCGGGGCCTTCGATGTTCGCTGCATCGACGACATCTGGACCGCCTTCAAGAGAGATCGCCTGAGGGATCCACACGTCATCCGCGAAATCATCGCTCTCTATGACGGCGAGATCCGCTTCGTGGACGACATGATCGGCACGTTCATGGAGAAACTGCGTGCCCTGGGCGCCTATGATGACACCGTGATAGTGGCCATGGCGGACCATGGCGAAATCCTCTTCGATTACGGCTACCGGAACGGCGTCAAGGTCATGCCGGGGCACACGGGGCACTATTTCGAACCCAGTGCAAGGATCCCGCTGGTCATCAAGCCAGCCCGGGGGTCGTCGCCCCCGGTGACAGGACGCATCGATCTCCTCACCTCTTCCGTGGATCTCTTTCCCACCGTGCTGGATCTGCTGAACCTGCCGGTTGAAAAGCCCGTTCCGGGCATCTCCCTGCGTCCCTGGATGTCGAACACGCCTCCGGTGCGCAGCCGTCGGGCGGTCTTCTTCCAGGACAGGCCCGACAAGGAGATCTTCGTCGGTGTGCGAACCGACCGTTGGAAGCTCATCCGTCGCCAGGGCAGCGAAAACGATCCGGTCGGCTGGACGCTCTACGACATGCGGGAGGATCCCCGGGAGACGCGCAATCTGTGGCTGGAACGTCCGGAGGTGGGCAGACATCTCGCATCGAGGCTCACGGCCTGGGAGGGCGGCCTGACCCCAATCGACTTTGCATCGACGCGCCGCGCACCCGACGAACGCATGCGCCGCGCCCTCAAGGAAGCGGGATACCTAAGGGAGTAG
- a CDS encoding nucleoside:proton symporter: MEQSLLGYVVLGALAWLLSEARDKIRWRVVGAGVLIQFVLSFALLNFPGVKAFFLLLNNAVLALEKATQAGTSFVFGYLGGGSAPFAAGGQGSTFILAFQALPMVLVISALSALLYYWRILPWMVKGVGWALQKGMGVGGALGFGTAATIFIGMIEAPLLIRPYLKEMTRSELFALMTCGMASIAGTVMFLYAGILGSVIPDAMGHILIASLIHAPAALTVAFLMVPELDKPTAGQFVPSQTASGPMDAISQGTQDGLHLFLQIIAFLVVLVALVALVNGFFSLLPTVQGDPLTLQRILGWLMAPVAWLLGIPWSEAVTAGSLLGTKTVLNEFIAYVDLAHLPAEALSMRSRLIMTYAMCGFANLGSLGILIGGLGTMVPERRNEVVAFGFRTILSGTLATCMTGALFGVWWRG; the protein is encoded by the coding sequence ATGGAACAAAGTTTGTTGGGCTATGTCGTTCTGGGGGCATTGGCCTGGTTGTTGAGTGAAGCACGCGACAAAATTCGCTGGCGGGTCGTAGGCGCGGGTGTGCTGATCCAGTTTGTTCTCTCCTTCGCCTTGCTCAACTTTCCTGGGGTGAAAGCCTTTTTTTTGCTGCTCAACAATGCGGTTCTGGCCCTGGAAAAGGCCACCCAGGCGGGTACCTCCTTTGTATTTGGTTATTTGGGAGGTGGTTCCGCTCCATTCGCCGCCGGTGGTCAAGGAAGCACATTCATTTTAGCTTTTCAGGCCTTGCCCATGGTGCTGGTCATCAGCGCCTTGTCGGCACTTCTCTATTATTGGCGGATTCTCCCCTGGATGGTGAAGGGTGTCGGTTGGGCCCTGCAAAAGGGGATGGGCGTGGGAGGGGCTCTGGGGTTTGGTACGGCGGCCACCATCTTCATCGGCATGATCGAGGCGCCTCTGCTCATTCGCCCCTATTTGAAAGAGATGACCCGCAGTGAGCTTTTTGCCTTGATGACCTGCGGCATGGCCTCCATTGCCGGCACGGTGATGTTTCTCTATGCGGGTATCCTGGGTTCTGTCATTCCGGACGCCATGGGCCATATCCTCATCGCCTCCCTGATCCATGCGCCAGCAGCCCTGACGGTGGCTTTCCTCATGGTTCCGGAGTTGGACAAACCGACCGCAGGGCAATTCGTCCCGAGCCAAACCGCCAGTGGCCCCATGGACGCCATCAGCCAGGGTACCCAGGATGGCTTGCATCTCTTTCTGCAAATCATCGCTTTTTTGGTGGTGTTGGTGGCTTTGGTGGCCCTGGTCAATGGATTTTTTTCATTGTTGCCGACCGTGCAGGGGGATCCTCTCACCCTGCAAAGGATATTGGGTTGGCTGATGGCGCCGGTTGCGTGGTTGCTGGGCATTCCCTGGTCCGAGGCGGTCACCGCCGGCTCACTGTTGGGCACCAAGACCGTCCTCAACGAGTTCATCGCCTATGTCGATCTGGCCCATCTTCCAGCCGAAGCGTTGAGCATGCGCAGCCGCCTTATCATGACTTACGCCATGTGCGGTTTTGCCAACCTGGGCAGTCTCGGTATCCTGATCGGCGGACTGGGAACCATGGTCCCGGAACGGCGAAACGAGGTGGTCGCATTCGGCTTCAGGACGATCCTCTCCGGTACATTGGCCACCTGTATGACCGGAGCGCTGTTTGGCGTGTGGTGGCGGGGGTAG
- a CDS encoding DUF3782 domain-containing protein, translated as MSETVTVDDVWKAFLETDRRMQKLQEMQAETDRIMREMNAESDRIIRENSLAMREMNAETDRKMQETDRKMQETDRKMQETDRKIKQVTQQIGQLGGRLGEFVEGLVKPACIAMFRERGIPVDEVYSRVIRELGDQRVVEIDLLVADTVAAIPIEVKSHLKVEDVRHHLDRLDQFKSLFPRYASCQIYGAVAGIVIAAEADQFAMNQGLFVIVQSGETVKLANKPDFKPKIW; from the coding sequence ATGTCCGAAACCGTGACTGTGGATGATGTCTGGAAAGCGTTTCTGGAAACAGATCGCAGAATGCAAAAATTGCAGGAAATGCAAGCCGAAACAGACCGCATCATGCGGGAGATGAATGCAGAATCTGACCGCATCATACGGGAAAACAGTCTCGCGATGCGGGAGATGAATGCCGAGACCGATCGCAAGATGCAGGAAACGGATCGCAAGATGCAGGAAACGGATCGCAAGATGCAGGAAACCGATCGCAAGATCAAACAGGTGACGCAGCAGATTGGTCAATTGGGTGGTCGTCTGGGAGAGTTCGTCGAGGGTTTGGTCAAACCGGCCTGCATCGCCATGTTCAGGGAACGCGGCATTCCGGTGGACGAGGTCTATTCCCGGGTCATCAGGGAACTGGGTGATCAACGGGTGGTGGAGATCGACCTGCTGGTGGCCGATACGGTGGCCGCCATCCCCATCGAGGTCAAAAGCCACCTCAAGGTGGAAGACGTGCGCCACCACCTCGACCGATTGGATCAGTTCAAAAGCCTGTTCCCACGCTATGCCTCCTGCCAGATATATGGCGCGGTGGCCGGGATCGTCATCGCCGCCGAGGCCGATCAATTTGCCATGAACCAGGGCCTGTTCGTGATCGTCCAGTCCGGGGAGACCGTCAAATTGGCCAATAAACCGGACTTCAAACCAAAAATATGGTAG